One region of Marivirga arenosa genomic DNA includes:
- a CDS encoding HNH endonuclease, whose translation MKISTRRALVLNQDYSPITVCSIPKAFLLLYLQKAELIEKTDDLKLRSVDKSYPFPSVIRLINYVTMPYKGVMLTRQNVFKRDSHECQYCGTSKDLTLDHLIPRSKGGKSKWTNLVTACKRCNTRKGNSTPEESDMKLKRMPFKPNYVMFIRDFSGNIDEKWMPFLKTKQLSA comes from the coding sequence ATGAAAATTAGTACAAGAAGAGCATTGGTTTTGAATCAGGATTATAGTCCGATTACAGTGTGTAGCATTCCAAAAGCCTTTCTGCTACTTTATTTGCAAAAAGCTGAATTGATTGAAAAAACTGATGATTTAAAACTACGATCAGTAGATAAATCCTATCCTTTTCCTTCGGTAATACGTCTTATCAATTATGTAACTATGCCTTATAAAGGTGTAATGTTAACTCGTCAGAACGTGTTCAAAAGAGATAGTCATGAATGCCAATATTGTGGCACTTCTAAAGATTTAACCCTCGACCATTTAATTCCAAGATCGAAAGGAGGGAAATCTAAATGGACTAATCTGGTAACAGCATGTAAAAGATGTAATACCAGAAAGGGTAACAGTACGCCAGAAGAAAGTGATATGAAATTGAAAAGAATGCCTTTTAAGCCTAATTATGTGATGTTTATTAGAGATTTTTCTGGAAATATTGATGAAAAGTGGATGCCCTTTTTGAAAACCAAACAGCTAAGTGCATAA
- a CDS encoding C40 family peptidase encodes MTSIGQKGISRLSIIPVRAEPSDASEMVTQLLFGDHYSVIDISKDQKWVKIEIYFDHYQGWIDSKQFHYISEEYFDQINNSDYKICTDLTASILYQKNLISVTLGSVIPISTNEIFAIEEHLGFNGEAKSLSAKRDFEYLKGVVKKYLNAPYLWGGKSPFGIDCSGFTQMVFKICGYNLKRDASQQVQQGKLVDGLVNALPGDLAFFRNEDKKVTHVGILLENQEIIHASGRVKIDFLDENGIFNAEQKGYTHYLTDIKRILA; translated from the coding sequence ATGACATCAATCGGGCAAAAGGGTATTTCTAGATTAAGTATAATTCCTGTAAGAGCGGAGCCTTCTGATGCTTCTGAAATGGTAACACAATTGTTATTTGGAGACCATTACAGTGTAATTGACATATCAAAAGATCAAAAATGGGTAAAGATAGAGATCTACTTTGACCATTATCAGGGTTGGATTGACAGTAAACAATTCCATTATATTTCTGAAGAGTATTTCGATCAAATAAATAATTCAGATTATAAAATTTGCACAGATTTAACGGCATCCATTTTATATCAAAAAAACTTAATTTCAGTTACACTTGGCTCAGTAATTCCTATTTCAACTAATGAGATTTTTGCAATAGAGGAACACTTAGGCTTTAATGGAGAGGCTAAATCATTAAGTGCTAAAAGAGATTTTGAATATCTGAAAGGGGTAGTTAAAAAATATTTAAATGCACCCTATTTGTGGGGAGGTAAATCTCCATTTGGAATAGATTGTTCTGGCTTTACCCAAATGGTTTTCAAAATTTGTGGTTATAATTTGAAAAGAGATGCCTCTCAACAAGTGCAACAAGGTAAGCTGGTGGATGGCCTAGTGAACGCTCTGCCAGGTGACTTAGCTTTCTTTAGAAATGAAGATAAAAAAGTAACTCATGTGGGTATTTTGCTTGAGAATCAGGAGATTATTCATGCATCTGGGCGAGTAAAAATTGATTTTCTTGATGAAAATGGTATCTTCAATGCTGAACAAAAAGGTTACACACATTATTTAACCGATATTAAAAGAATATTAGCATGA
- the smpB gene encoding SsrA-binding protein SmpB, whose amino-acid sequence MSDKKDFSKSVTVKNKKARFEYEWLDTYQAGLVLQGTEIKAIRLNKVSLQEAYCYIHRGEVFVKGMHIGLYELGTHYNHEEKRERKLLLKKQEIEKLKKRMEEKGLTLIPTKLYINSRGLAKIEIALAKGKKLHDKRDSIKEKDVKRELSKMKL is encoded by the coding sequence ATGAGTGATAAAAAAGATTTTAGTAAATCAGTAACTGTTAAAAACAAAAAAGCCAGGTTTGAATATGAATGGCTTGATACCTATCAAGCGGGGCTTGTTTTGCAAGGTACTGAAATTAAGGCTATTAGATTGAATAAAGTCAGTTTGCAAGAGGCGTACTGCTATATCCATAGAGGAGAAGTTTTTGTGAAGGGTATGCACATAGGTCTTTATGAACTAGGAACTCACTATAATCATGAAGAAAAGCGGGAAAGAAAACTTTTGCTTAAAAAGCAAGAAATAGAAAAGTTGAAAAAGAGAATGGAAGAAAAGGGTTTAACCTTAATTCCAACCAAATTATATATTAATAGTAGAGGTCTTGCGAAAATTGAGATCGCATTAGCAAAAGGTAAAAAACTGCACGATAAAAGGGACAGTATCAAAGAGAAAGATGTGAAAAGAGAACTGTCTAAAATGAAATTGTAA
- a CDS encoding thioesterase family protein: MKSVFRKGDIKRHSFNVTEKDVAHFEKQAVHDVCATFTLAREIEWATRLFVLDMLEAGEEGIGTHLNIQHVAPALIGEEVNIIAEFNDIVDKEIICSYTAKVGDRIVSKGTTGQKILPKEKLNHIFNNLSK; the protein is encoded by the coding sequence ATGAAATCAGTTTTTAGAAAGGGAGATATTAAAAGGCACAGTTTTAATGTAACTGAAAAAGATGTTGCTCATTTTGAAAAGCAAGCTGTTCATGATGTATGTGCTACTTTTACTTTAGCTAGAGAAATTGAATGGGCCACTCGCTTATTTGTACTGGATATGCTTGAAGCAGGAGAGGAAGGGATTGGTACTCATCTTAACATTCAACATGTAGCTCCAGCTTTAATAGGAGAGGAAGTAAACATTATAGCTGAGTTTAACGATATAGTAGATAAGGAAATTATTTGTTCCTATACTGCAAAAGTAGGAGATAGGATTGTGAGTAAGGGAACTACAGGGCAAAAGATATTACCTAAAGAGAAATTAAATCATATTTTTAATAACTTATCGAAATAA